A region of the Fusobacteria bacterium ZRK30 genome:
TTCGGGTTCCAAAACACTAATATTTCTATAGTTTGCTTACACAAACTGAGAATATTGCATTAGTTTTTCTTTGACTCTTCAAACTTAGCCCAGATTCCAGCTTTAGTTAATAAAGATTTAACAGTTCTCGTAGGTTGAGCTCCGTTTCCTAATAATCTTAAGATTTCTTCCTCTTTTAATACTACTTTAGAATCTTCTAATGGATAGTAGTTACCTAAGTAAGCTATTGCCTTTCCATCTCTTTTTTGTAATGCTTCCATTGCTACTACTCTGTAAACAGGTCTTTTCTTGCTTCCTAATCTAGTTAATCTAATCTTTAACATAATTATTTCTCCTTTTCTCATTTTAATTTATTTAATAATTTATTATAATTTGTTTTTTAAAACGGTAATTTAAACCCTTTACCCATCTTAGGCATTCCAGGCATCCCTTTACCACCACTGAACATCTTCATCATACCCTTCATTTGTTCAAACTGCTTTAACATCTTATTGATGTCGTGAAC
Encoded here:
- the rpsP gene encoding 30S ribosomal protein S16 — encoded protein: MLKIRLTRLGSKKRPVYRVVAMEALQKRDGKAIAYLGNYYPLEDSKVVLKEEEILRLLGNGAQPTRTVKSLLTKAGIWAKFEESKKN